One Magnetococcales bacterium genomic region harbors:
- the ccoG gene encoding cytochrome c oxidase accessory protein CcoG, which yields MTSAAPSLYAAHQKIHPKYQPGFFRWIKWATLWFLLGIYYLVPLIRWDRGPDVPDQAVLFDLPARKFYIFDLVIWPQEIFLLVFVLIIAAVGLFFITALAGRVFCGYICFQTVWTDLFIYAEKWIEGDRNRRIRLDKSPWNARKITIKVTKHLAWLVISLATGGAFTFYFADAPTLFLEFLTGTAPYAAWFTLAFLTLTTYTMAGLAREQVCLYMCPYARFQGAMFDEDTLLIAYDEGRGEPRVGNRRQRRKDPRAAGDCIDCMECVRVCPTGIDIRDGQQYQCITCAACIDACDSVMDRVKRPHGLIRYTSSRGLQGLKTRIIRTRVVVYTAIMVLAAVALAWQLQAQVLLEMSVIRHRKPVFIQQSDGAIQNNFTVRILNRTPKNLTYHLTVDGLPGGRMKVGASNIWQAVQTDPSTNAPAKEVGHLLSVGSGEAIPFSIYLRQPPSHLEPGSTEITFHLQAVDDPTVADGYTTVFMRP from the coding sequence ATGACCTCAGCCGCCCCATCGCTTTACGCCGCCCATCAAAAAATCCACCCCAAGTATCAACCTGGTTTTTTTCGATGGATCAAGTGGGCCACCCTCTGGTTTCTCCTGGGGATCTACTATCTTGTGCCCCTGATCCGCTGGGATCGAGGCCCCGACGTGCCGGATCAAGCGGTTTTATTCGACTTGCCCGCCCGTAAATTTTATATATTCGACCTGGTCATTTGGCCCCAGGAGATCTTTCTGCTGGTTTTTGTGCTGATCATTGCTGCGGTGGGACTTTTCTTCATAACCGCCTTGGCTGGGCGGGTTTTTTGCGGCTACATCTGCTTTCAGACGGTTTGGACCGATCTTTTTATCTATGCCGAAAAATGGATAGAGGGGGATCGTAACCGTCGGATTCGTCTTGATAAAAGCCCCTGGAATGCCCGCAAGATTACCATTAAGGTCACCAAGCATCTGGCTTGGCTCGTAATCAGTCTGGCCACGGGAGGGGCTTTCACCTTCTATTTTGCCGATGCTCCCACACTGTTTCTGGAGTTTTTGACCGGAACCGCCCCCTACGCCGCTTGGTTCACCCTGGCTTTTCTCACACTCACTACCTACACCATGGCCGGTTTGGCCCGGGAGCAGGTGTGTCTTTATATGTGCCCCTATGCCCGCTTTCAGGGGGCGATGTTTGACGAAGATACGCTGCTCATCGCCTACGATGAAGGTCGGGGGGAACCCCGGGTGGGCAACCGCCGCCAACGCCGAAAAGATCCTCGGGCTGCCGGTGATTGCATCGACTGTATGGAGTGCGTGCGGGTCTGCCCCACCGGAATCGACATCCGGGATGGTCAGCAATATCAGTGTATTACCTGTGCGGCTTGTATCGATGCCTGTGATTCGGTCATGGATCGGGTCAAGCGTCCCCATGGTCTCATCCGTTATACCTCCTCTCGGGGGTTGCAAGGGCTTAAGACCCGTATTATCCGTACCCGGGTGGTGGTCTACACCGCCATCATGGTATTGGCGGCGGTAGCCCTTGCTTGGCAGTTGCAGGCTCAGGTACTGCTGGAGATGAGTGTCATCCGTCACCGCAAACCGGTCTTCATTCAGCAGTCGGACGGTGCCATTCAGAACAACTTTACCGTCCGCATTCTCAACCGTACGCCCAAAAACCTCACCTATCACCTGACCGTGGACGGGTTGCCCGGGGGACGCATGAAAGTGGGGGCCAGCAATATTTGGCAAGCGGTCCAGACCGACCCCTCAACCAATGCGCCTGCCAAGGAGGTCGGACACCTGCTCAGCGTGGGATCGGGGGAAGCGATTCCCTTTTCGATCTATCTGCGCCAGCCTCCCAGCCACCTGGAACCCGGCTCCACTGAGATCACATTTCACCTTCAAGCGGTGGATGATCCGACGGTGGCGGATGGCTATACGACTGTATTCATGAGGCCCTGA
- a CDS encoding helix-turn-helix domain-containing protein: protein MAKSSSGKSSHRCPVKAKMRTVTCEKCELHGFLHILGGMVHGEESLLEKLLIRQQPVPKGETLFRERHPFYAIFAVKSGSFKSYTTDNQEERVLGFHLPGELLGLDAFLSPAYSSTVRALEESEVCTLAIRDLAISESDLTKVQTQVIRVLTHQINEERRQSLLAARRTAEERLAAFLLNISDRYQKRGLPGDIFRLTMLRPDIANFLGLAMETVSRILQRFREQELLSINGKQVQLLDIPCLQAIARTCPNPPGAPPSTS from the coding sequence ATGGCCAAGTCGTCCTCTGGTAAATCCTCACACCGCTGCCCTGTCAAGGCCAAAATGCGAACTGTCACTTGCGAAAAGTGCGAGTTGCATGGCTTTCTGCATATCCTTGGGGGGATGGTGCATGGAGAGGAATCACTGCTGGAAAAGTTGCTCATCCGCCAACAGCCGGTCCCCAAGGGAGAGACCCTCTTTCGGGAGCGACACCCCTTCTACGCTATCTTTGCGGTGAAATCCGGCAGTTTTAAAAGCTACACCACCGATAACCAGGAAGAGCGTGTTCTGGGTTTTCACCTGCCCGGTGAATTGTTGGGGCTCGATGCTTTTCTCTCCCCCGCCTATAGCTCCACAGTCAGAGCCTTGGAAGAGAGCGAGGTGTGTACCCTGGCCATCCGGGATTTGGCCATTTCTGAAAGTGACCTGACCAAGGTCCAAACCCAGGTGATCCGGGTGCTGACCCATCAGATCAATGAAGAGCGCCGCCAATCCCTGCTGGCGGCCCGGCGCACCGCTGAAGAGCGGCTGGCCGCTTTTCTGCTGAACATTTCAGATCGCTACCAAAAACGCGGGCTGCCGGGAGATATCTTCCGACTCACCATGCTCCGACCCGACATTGCCAATTTTTTAGGACTTGCCATGGAGACTGTCAGCCGTATCTTGCAGCGTTTTCGGGAACAGGAACTGCTCTCCATCAACGGCAAGCAGGTTCAGCTGCTGGACATCCCCTGCCTCCAGGCCATCGCCCGAACCTGCCCCAATCCCCCTGGGGCCCCACCATCCACTTCTTGA